The following are encoded together in the Neomonachus schauinslandi chromosome X, ASM220157v2, whole genome shotgun sequence genome:
- the SASH3 gene encoding SAM and SH3 domain-containing protein 3, translating into MLRRKPSNASDKEPTQKRKISLQRSSSFKDFAKSKPSSPVVSEKEFNLDDNIPEDESGVLTAEDAGKSGKKLGKKWRAVISRTMNRKMGKMMVKALSEEMGDTLEEGSASPTSPDCSLDSPGPEKMALAFSEQEERELPALSRQASTGSELCSPSPGSSSFGEEPPAPQYTGPFCGRARVHTDFTPSPYDRDSLKLQKGDVIQIIEKPPVGTWLGLLNGRLGSFKFIYVDVLPEEAAGPARPSRRQSKGKRPKPKTLHELLERIGLEEHTSTLLLNGYQTLEDFKELRETHLNELNIMDPQHRAKLLTAAELLLDYDTGSEEAEEGAESSQEPAANTVSGPKVDIPRDSGCFEGSESGRDEAELAGAEEQLQGLSLAGAP; encoded by the exons atCTCACTTCAGCGCTCCAGCAGCTTCAAGGATTTTGCCAAATCCAAACCCAGCTCCCCCGTGGTGAGCGAGAAGGAATTTAATCTGGATGATAAT ATTCCAGAAGATGAGTCAGGTGTCCTTACCGCAGAAGATGCTGGGAAGAGTGGCAAAAAGCTGGGGAAAAAGTGGAGGGCCGTGATTTCCAGAACCATGAACAGGAAGATGGGCAAGATGATGGTGAAGGCGCTGTCAGAAGAGATG GGAGACACTCTGGAGGAGGGCTCCGCCTCCCCGACATCTCCAGACTGCAGCCTGGACAGCCCCGGCCCCGAGAAGATGGCACTGGCCTTTTCTGAGCAGGAGGAGCGTGAGCTCCCGGCACTTAGCCGCCAGGCCTCCACGG GCAGTGAGCtctgcagccccagcccaggtTCTAGCAGCTTCGGAGAGGAACCACCTGCCCCCCAGTACACAGGGCCCTTCTGTGGCAGGGCACGAGTCCACACCGACTTTACTCCCAGCCCCTACGACCGTGACTCGCTGAAACTGCAG AAAGGAGATGTGATCCAGATCATTGAAAAGCCACCTGTGGGCACGTGGCTGGGCCTGCTCAATGGCAGGCTGGGATCTTTCAAGTTCATCTACGTGGATGTGCTGCCTGAGGAGGCTGCAGGGCCCGCCCGCCCCAGTCGCCGACAAAGCAAGGGCAAGAGGCCCAAGCCCAAGACTCTGCATGAGCTGCTGGAGCGCATAGGCCTGGAG GAACACACATCCACCCTGCTGCTCAATGGCTACCAGACACTGGAGGACTTCAAAGAGCTGCGGGAAACACACCTCAATGAGCTGAACATCATGGACCCACAGCACCGGGCCAAGCTGCTCACGGCCGCCGAGCTGCTGCTGGACTACGACA CCGGCAGCGAGGAGGCGGAAGAGGGTGCGGAAAGCAGCCAGGAGCCAGCTGCAAACACAGTGTCTGGACCCAAGGTGGACATTCCTCGAGACTCTGGCTGCTTCGAAGGCTCAGAGAGCGGACGTGATGAGGCCGAGTTGGCAGGCGCTGAGGAGCAGCTGCAAGGCCTCTCCCTGGCTGGGGCGCCTTGA